From a single Solanum dulcamara chromosome 4, daSolDulc1.2, whole genome shotgun sequence genomic region:
- the LOC129884882 gene encoding protein trichome birefringence-like 41 — translation MGKVARRFGLLLNIVVIIVSFCLLQANAHEIVSGNNTKRMKSCDLFEGSWVFDNSYPLYNSTTCPFIRKEFDCIKYGKPNLDYLKYRWQPKGCNLPRFDGKNFMKRYKGKKIMYIGDSLSLNNFESLLCLLHAALPKSKFKQQINKQTLSVTFEDYGVEVILFHSNYLVDIEMEPNVGRVLKLNSIKSGEIWKQADVLIFNTWLWYLRADSKQPWDFVENNGTISKDMNRIEAFRIGLNTWAKWVERDINTKKTKVFFQGASPMHYHGSEWGKPEVKNCFNETTPVKGSTYPSGLPIPVNIVKQVLKNMSKPIVSLLDITKLSQLRKDGHPSIYNGLHGLDCTHWCIGGVPDAWNNILYASLFPTNSSKHSI, via the exons ATGGGTAAAGTAGCTAGGAGATTTGGCCTTCTTCTAAATATTGTGGTTATAATAGTAAGCTTTTGCTTATTGCAAGCAAATGCTCATGAGATAGTAAGTGGAAACAATACAAAAAGGATGAAGAGTTGTGATTTATTTGAAGGAAGTTGGGTTTTTGATAATTCATATCCATTATATAATTCAACAACATGTCCATTCATAAGGAAGGAATTTGATTGCATCAAATATGGAAAACCTAATCTTGATTACCTTAAATATAGATGGCAACCCAAGGGTTGTAACTTGCCAAG ATTTGATGGAAAAAACTTCATGAAAAGAtacaaaggaaagaagataatGTATATTGGGGATTCTTTAAGTCTAAACAACTTTGAATCCCTTTTGTGCTTGCTTCATGCTGCTCTCCCCAAGTCCAAATTCAAGCAACAAATAAATAAGCAAACTCTTTCCGTCACATTTGAG GATTATGGAGTTGAAGTGATACTATTTCATTCAAATTATTTGGTAGACATTGAAATGGAACCCAATGTTGGAAGAGTATTAAAACTAAATTCCATTAAAAGTGGAGAAATTTGGAAGCAAGCTGATGTTTTGATCTTTAATACTTGGCTTTGGTATCTACGAGCCGATTCTAAGCAACC aTGGGATTTTGTTGAAAATAATGGCACGATATCGAAGGACATGAACCGTATTGAAGCTTTTCGTATAGGATTAAATACATGGGCTAAATGGGTTGAAAGGGATATTAATACAAAGAAAACCAAAGTATTTTTCCAAGGAGCATCACCCATGCATTACCA TGGATCTGAATGGGGTAAGCCAGAAGTAAAGAATTGTTTCAATGAAACAACACCAGTAAAAGGATCAACATACCCAAGTGGCTTACCAATTCCAGTAAACATAGTGAAACAAGTATTAAAGAACATGTCAAAGCCAATAGTAAGTTTACTTGACATAACAAAGCTATCACAACTAAGAAAAGATGGACATCCAAGCATATACAATGGCTTACATGGCTTGGATTGTACACATTGGTGCATTGGTGGAGTTCCTGATGCTtggaataatattttatatgcaTCTCTCTTTCCCACTAATTCTTCCAAACACTCCATTTAA